In Lewinellaceae bacterium, a single window of DNA contains:
- a CDS encoding AAA family ATPase — protein sequence MNRRRTFSENKAYEVDLLVLGRRIWEKKHWFAICLAAGLALAYLYAQVATPVYQASTSLFFDLTGKNRELGKSFQKIGDNIRVMERKKNLYNEMGTLRSFHLLKETMEGLNFDVSYHSGSWYGSREHYGAFPFTVELIDTLPQMFEAPFHVEILSGTTYRLSVKARNFTTSNPATKTSHVVNRDFRYSESHAFGEPVISDYFHFIIKKNDFKGLQGEKLFFTIHSIENLAEAYQEKLQVEEVIGASMLRLKSNGEEVNKEVAFLKEHSKRYIEFKLEEREEMAQRREDFIRGQLSNISDSLAQAELRVEQFKKNGQAVNLAQKAINILNNIIELESSRTQHEWQIKYYGTLLKYLSDSTKVDKVIAPAAMGIQDPLLNQSLGELQKLYAEKGRMGYFKGRESHDMKMLDAQIFFATESIQQNLKSQIQASRSALESVQERIAKLEESMAEVPRRQNQLAYFERKSALFQNLYNYLSQELAKTQISKAEDIPDIKVLDEAAMTGSQPVSPQKKLILLIGIIAGLSLPLAWIIIYQSLDDTVQDIQSLEQATSIPVAASIAHLDPRHKSIWRVRESFRELCARVLFLEPDQRKKVIGLSSTIPNEGKTFCAIHLARTLADSGKRVLLVDADFRVPSQIKNTVEITQYGFSDYLMDERLSEHGAIYEDKSQRNLHYLPTKIEERNPQIILASPRLQPLINRLKETYDYIIIDSPAMGLVSDYLLLSHLIDFHLFVLRRKHSKLSFLPALEKLVKKGNIADVHLVLNDVPGGSFYYGESYYAEERPEHLVSLKI from the coding sequence ATGAACCGCCGAAGAACATTTTCTGAAAATAAAGCCTACGAGGTAGACCTCCTCGTACTGGGCAGGAGAATCTGGGAAAAAAAGCACTGGTTTGCCATTTGCCTGGCCGCAGGCCTGGCTTTGGCCTACCTGTACGCCCAGGTCGCTACTCCCGTATACCAGGCCAGTACTTCTCTGTTCTTCGACCTTACCGGAAAAAATCGCGAATTGGGCAAAAGTTTTCAAAAAATAGGAGACAACATCAGGGTGATGGAGCGGAAAAAGAACCTCTACAACGAAATGGGCACGCTCCGTTCTTTTCATCTGTTGAAAGAAACCATGGAGGGCCTCAACTTCGACGTCTCCTATCATTCCGGCAGCTGGTATGGCTCCCGGGAGCACTATGGCGCTTTTCCTTTTACGGTAGAACTGATAGACACGCTGCCCCAGATGTTCGAGGCGCCTTTCCACGTGGAAATACTTTCCGGCACAACATACCGGCTTTCGGTAAAGGCCAGGAATTTTACCACCTCCAACCCGGCGACCAAAACGAGCCACGTAGTCAACCGCGACTTCCGTTATTCTGAGAGCCACGCCTTTGGCGAGCCGGTCATTTCCGACTATTTCCATTTCATCATTAAAAAGAATGATTTCAAAGGCCTGCAGGGAGAGAAGCTCTTCTTCACCATCCACAGCATCGAAAACCTGGCGGAGGCCTACCAGGAGAAACTGCAGGTGGAAGAAGTGATCGGCGCCAGCATGCTGCGCCTGAAATCAAACGGGGAAGAGGTGAACAAAGAAGTCGCCTTTCTCAAGGAGCATTCCAAGCGCTACATTGAATTTAAACTCGAAGAGCGGGAAGAAATGGCCCAGCGGAGAGAGGATTTTATCCGCGGGCAGCTTTCCAACATCTCCGACTCTCTGGCTCAGGCGGAACTAAGGGTAGAACAGTTCAAGAAAAACGGACAGGCCGTAAACCTGGCCCAAAAGGCCATCAACATCCTCAACAACATCATAGAACTTGAATCTTCCCGCACCCAACACGAGTGGCAGATCAAATACTACGGGACCCTGCTGAAGTATCTCAGCGACAGCACCAAGGTAGACAAAGTGATCGCGCCCGCCGCCATGGGCATCCAGGACCCCCTGCTCAACCAGAGCCTGGGAGAGCTTCAGAAACTCTATGCCGAAAAAGGCCGCATGGGTTATTTCAAAGGCAGGGAGAGCCACGACATGAAAATGCTGGACGCCCAGATTTTCTTTGCCACCGAATCGATCCAGCAGAACCTCAAGAGCCAGATACAGGCTTCCCGCTCCGCGCTCGAAAGCGTCCAGGAGCGGATTGCGAAGCTGGAAGAATCCATGGCCGAGGTGCCCCGGCGCCAGAACCAACTGGCCTATTTCGAACGCAAAAGCGCCCTTTTCCAGAACCTCTACAATTACCTCAGCCAGGAACTGGCCAAGACCCAAATCAGCAAAGCGGAGGACATTCCCGACATCAAAGTGCTGGACGAAGCGGCTATGACCGGCAGCCAGCCGGTATCCCCGCAGAAAAAACTGATCCTGCTGATTGGCATTATCGCCGGCCTGAGCCTGCCTTTGGCCTGGATCATCATTTACCAATCACTCGACGATACCGTCCAGGACATCCAATCGCTGGAACAAGCCACCAGTATTCCGGTGGCGGCCAGTATTGCCCACCTGGACCCAAGGCACAAATCCATCTGGCGGGTTAGGGAATCTTTCCGGGAACTGTGCGCCCGGGTATTGTTCCTGGAACCCGACCAGCGCAAGAAGGTCATCGGGCTGAGCTCGACCATTCCCAATGAAGGAAAGACCTTCTGCGCGATCCACCTGGCGCGCACCCTGGCCGACAGCGGGAAAAGGGTATTGCTGGTCGATGCGGATTTCCGGGTGCCCAGCCAAATCAAAAACACAGTCGAGATCACGCAGTATGGATTTTCGGATTACCTGATGGATGAGCGCCTTTCCGAGCACGGGGCCATTTATGAAGACAAGTCGCAGCGCAACCTCCACTACCTTCCTACGAAGATCGAGGAGCGCAACCCCCAGATTATCCTGGCGAGCCCCCGCCTGCAACCCCTGATTAACCGGCTGAAGGAAACGTACGACTACATCATCATCGACAGCCCGGCTATGGGGCTGGTCTCCGATTACCTGTTGTTGTCGCACCTGATCGATTTCCACCTCTTCGTCCTGAGAAGGAAGCATTCCAAACTTTCCTTCCTTCCCGCTTTAGAAAAGTTGGTGAAAAAAGGAAACATAGCCGACGTCCACCTCGTATTAAATGATGTGCCAGGTGGGTCATTTTATTATGGGGAATCCTATTATGCAGAAGAGCGCCCCGAGCATTTGGTAAGCCTCAAAATTTAA
- a CDS encoding glycosyltransferase: MNKEQKGKTFHVVYLGESGFPIGLAAIQKTILLGKALLANGARLTVINRKGKFKPGQPVQVETEGEYDGIHYIYTSGSVYKPEGFFKRNLMKLKGIYREYQYLRQLAKKGDLDAGIISCRDFVQVALYRLYSKILGFPIALLYVEFASAMQHRQGLLTKINDYLFDNFMVKRMDAALPISELLADNFRKVAPGKPIFKIPVICDFEPFDQPKRAGRDSYFLYCGALDYKEVVDFILEAYDKMPGHSDVKLHLLVSGGKKSQYEQLDADIRKMKKADKVRVFSNVPYSELIDLYVNAIGLLIPLRPTLQDAARFPHKIGEYTAAANPIITTRVGEVPHYFEDGKTALVADNYDAAEYAAKMKFVADHPQEAVRIGEQGKELGLREFNYINYGPRLKAFLAGLNSNGNSNGNGKHA, encoded by the coding sequence ATGAATAAAGAACAGAAAGGCAAAACGTTCCACGTCGTTTACCTGGGAGAGTCTGGTTTTCCGATCGGCCTGGCGGCCATTCAAAAGACCATCCTGCTCGGTAAAGCCTTACTGGCCAACGGCGCCAGGTTGACGGTGATCAACCGCAAGGGAAAGTTCAAGCCCGGCCAACCGGTACAGGTAGAAACCGAAGGAGAATACGACGGCATCCACTATATTTATACCTCCGGTTCGGTGTACAAACCGGAAGGTTTCTTCAAGAGGAACCTGATGAAGCTGAAAGGCATCTACCGGGAGTACCAGTATCTGCGCCAACTGGCCAAAAAGGGCGACCTGGACGCAGGCATCATCTCCTGCCGGGATTTTGTGCAAGTAGCCCTGTACCGCCTGTATTCCAAAATACTGGGCTTCCCCATCGCGCTCCTGTACGTAGAATTCGCTTCGGCTATGCAACACCGGCAGGGGTTGCTCACCAAGATCAACGACTACCTGTTCGACAACTTCATGGTCAAGCGGATGGACGCGGCCCTGCCCATCAGCGAGCTGCTGGCCGACAACTTCCGCAAGGTCGCGCCCGGCAAACCCATTTTCAAAATCCCGGTAATCTGCGATTTCGAGCCTTTCGACCAGCCCAAGCGGGCAGGCCGGGATTCCTATTTCCTGTACTGCGGCGCCCTCGATTATAAAGAGGTGGTGGATTTCATTCTCGAAGCTTACGACAAGATGCCGGGCCATTCGGACGTAAAATTGCACCTGCTCGTCAGCGGGGGCAAAAAAAGCCAGTACGAGCAACTGGACGCCGACATCCGGAAGATGAAGAAAGCCGACAAGGTCCGCGTGTTTTCCAATGTCCCCTATTCCGAACTGATCGACCTGTACGTCAATGCCATCGGCCTGCTGATACCGCTGCGCCCCACCCTTCAGGATGCGGCTCGCTTTCCGCATAAGATCGGCGAATACACGGCAGCGGCCAACCCCATCATAACGACCCGGGTGGGAGAAGTGCCCCATTATTTTGAAGACGGGAAAACGGCGCTGGTTGCCGACAACTACGACGCGGCCGAATATGCGGCAAAGATGAAATTTGTCGCCGACCATCCGCAGGAGGCCGTCCGGATCGGAGAGCAAGGCAAAGAACTGGGGCTGCGCGAGTTCAACTACATCAACTACGGCCCGCGTTTGAAGGCCTTCCTTGCCGGCCTCAACAGCAATGGCAACAGCAACGGCAACGGCAAACACGCCTGA
- a CDS encoding O-antigen ligase family protein encodes MEEPQLLKMDGLDIALINAYFVVAFFIAAYFVYKSQVEKNKFELLVVSYFLLTGEYNDLLTFSIPGISFFEIQPERFLLLVFSFFIFRSVAFPGSVSQAKIRSSPWVQPLFLVALVLAASTVVVALFMHVSNLGLSEAIVQSLKPLNVLVLVYSFYLLSNERVIATIGKVIVVTAVVSSIICLIQTGVDTMFMRVGEQRTAFGDVLRATGLFRTERINAYFLIISMAWTLITLENNRLKYLLAGLFAAAVICTFHRMSWLVMSFVLFIYFVKIQKVSAARLSFAALIGLVIALSIYTFYFQDIMQSSLVQERLSDSVDGRKGYYAMVMENIGNQPVFGYGGKNNEVYYQSMLQITGQYNRASGQDGGIHSGYFSTLFYYGVPAFVFYVLFVTLAIFYFYRLTQYNIFFAIPFLIAVIYALGNLTNTLMYSGIGVFYAIHLGMGLGARYQRGFIYGEIKNFKISFRKTLPEIG; translated from the coding sequence ATGGAAGAACCACAGTTGTTGAAAATGGACGGGTTGGATATAGCATTGATCAATGCCTACTTTGTGGTAGCATTTTTCATTGCGGCCTACTTTGTCTACAAGAGCCAGGTGGAGAAGAACAAATTTGAGTTGTTGGTTGTCTCCTACTTTTTATTGACCGGAGAATACAACGACCTGCTTACTTTTTCGATACCGGGCATCAGTTTCTTTGAAATACAGCCGGAACGCTTTTTGTTGCTGGTATTCAGCTTTTTTATATTCCGGAGTGTTGCGTTCCCCGGATCGGTCAGCCAGGCCAAGATCAGGAGTTCGCCCTGGGTGCAACCCTTGTTCCTGGTCGCCCTGGTCCTGGCGGCATCCACGGTGGTCGTTGCGCTCTTTATGCACGTCAGCAACCTGGGGCTGTCTGAGGCCATTGTACAATCGTTGAAACCGCTGAATGTTTTGGTACTGGTCTATTCTTTCTATCTCCTTTCGAACGAACGGGTGATAGCAACCATTGGGAAGGTCATAGTTGTGACTGCGGTTGTTTCCAGCATCATCTGCCTGATTCAAACCGGCGTAGACACGATGTTTATGCGGGTGGGAGAGCAGCGGACGGCTTTTGGCGATGTGCTGCGGGCTACCGGCCTTTTCCGGACCGAACGCATCAACGCCTATTTTCTGATCATCTCGATGGCCTGGACGCTGATCACGCTGGAAAACAACCGGTTGAAATACCTGCTTGCCGGCTTATTTGCCGCAGCGGTGATCTGCACCTTCCACCGGATGAGCTGGCTGGTCATGAGCTTCGTCCTGTTCATCTACTTTGTAAAGATACAAAAGGTGAGCGCGGCCCGCTTGTCTTTCGCCGCGCTGATCGGCCTGGTCATCGCCCTGTCCATTTATACGTTCTACTTCCAGGATATCATGCAATCTTCCCTGGTGCAGGAACGGCTAAGCGACAGCGTTGACGGGCGGAAAGGCTATTACGCCATGGTGATGGAGAACATTGGCAACCAACCTGTTTTCGGGTATGGCGGAAAAAACAATGAAGTCTACTACCAGTCGATGTTGCAGATCACCGGCCAGTACAACCGGGCCAGCGGGCAGGATGGAGGCATACACAGCGGTTACTTTTCGACCCTGTTCTATTACGGCGTGCCGGCCTTCGTGTTTTACGTCCTGTTTGTGACGCTGGCAATATTTTATTTTTATCGCTTGACCCAGTATAATATATTTTTTGCCATCCCCTTTCTGATTGCGGTCATTTATGCCCTGGGCAACCTGACCAATACCTTGATGTATTCCGGCATCGGCGTCTTTTACGCCATCCACCTGGGCATGGGCCTGGGCGCCCGGTATCAGCGGGGCTTTATCTACGGAGAAATTAAGAACTTTAAAATATCCTTCCGAAAGACACTTCCGGAAATAGGATAA
- a CDS encoding NAD-dependent epimerase/dehydratase family protein yields MTKTAIVCGAGGFIGGHLVNRLQKEGYWVRGVDLKENEYGNDKADDFVIGDLRDPRVCESLFDRKINEVYQLAADMGGAGYIFTGDHDAVVMHNSALCNLNMLEASRINGVDKIFYSSSACMYPEYNQLDPDNPKCSEDSAYPAAPDSEYGWEKLFSERLYLSYMRNYGMEVRVARFHNIFGPQGTWDGGREKAPAALCRKIAMADDNGEIEIWGDGLQTRSFLYIDECLEGVRRLMESDWAGPVNIGSEEMVSINGFVDMIARVAGKTINKHHIEGPTGVRGRNSDNALIHEKLGWKPTQPLEEGIRQTYEWITEQIRIRESVEA; encoded by the coding sequence ATGACAAAGACCGCAATTGTCTGTGGAGCCGGAGGCTTCATAGGAGGCCATTTAGTCAACCGCCTTCAAAAGGAAGGATACTGGGTACGCGGGGTTGACCTTAAAGAAAACGAGTATGGCAACGACAAAGCCGACGATTTTGTGATCGGAGACCTTCGGGATCCGCGCGTATGCGAGTCCCTGTTTGACCGCAAGATCAACGAAGTTTACCAATTGGCTGCCGATATGGGCGGCGCCGGCTACATCTTCACCGGAGACCACGACGCCGTTGTGATGCACAACTCTGCCCTGTGCAACCTCAATATGCTGGAAGCCAGCCGGATCAACGGAGTAGACAAAATCTTCTACTCTTCTTCGGCCTGCATGTACCCCGAATACAACCAACTGGACCCCGACAACCCCAAGTGCTCGGAAGACTCGGCCTACCCGGCTGCTCCGGACAGCGAGTACGGATGGGAAAAGCTCTTCAGCGAACGCCTCTACCTGTCTTACATGAGAAACTACGGCATGGAAGTGCGCGTAGCCCGTTTCCACAACATCTTCGGCCCTCAGGGCACCTGGGATGGCGGACGCGAAAAGGCTCCGGCTGCCCTGTGCCGCAAGATCGCCATGGCCGACGACAACGGCGAGATCGAAATCTGGGGCGACGGCCTGCAGACCCGCTCCTTCCTCTACATCGACGAATGCCTGGAAGGCGTCCGCCGCCTGATGGAATCGGACTGGGCCGGGCCGGTAAACATCGGCTCGGAGGAAATGGTCTCCATCAATGGTTTCGTGGATATGATTGCCAGAGTGGCCGGAAAAACGATCAACAAGCACCACATTGAAGGGCCCACCGGTGTGCGGGGAAGGAATTCCGACAACGCGCTGATCCATGAAAAACTGGGTTGGAAACCTACTCAACCACTGGAAGAAGGCATCCGCCAGACCTACGAATGGATCACGGAACAAATCCGGATCCGGGAAAGCGTCGAGGCCTGA
- a CDS encoding polysaccharide biosynthesis/export family protein yields MQQKSTRLFMALMVLLLGVASQSCVGYKDLVTFNAIDDGPENLISDSTIQVTPTPRFQEYKIKPFDQLVIKINAFDGSTEEFLNREFGVATGTPNTRNLPEDIFFRSISVSDSGTISLPLLGDMEVSGLTTLQLKGKLDEGYKPYLRFVSTNVKLANMRVTVLGEVAAPGVFYLYQEKNTILDAIGLAGDFTEFGNRKKVRMIRQTEEGSKTVFLNLSRPEFATTEYFYVQPQDLIYVEPLQAKSFNVSSESVGLIFSAISVGALLVNLITKK; encoded by the coding sequence ATGCAACAAAAAAGCACCAGATTATTTATGGCCTTGATGGTCCTCCTCCTTGGAGTAGCGAGCCAATCGTGCGTAGGGTATAAAGATCTGGTCACCTTTAATGCTATCGATGATGGCCCGGAAAACCTAATCTCAGACAGCACTATTCAGGTGACCCCCACTCCTCGTTTCCAGGAATACAAGATCAAGCCCTTTGACCAGCTCGTGATCAAGATCAATGCCTTCGACGGCAGCACGGAAGAATTCCTGAACCGCGAATTCGGCGTTGCCACCGGCACCCCGAATACGAGGAACCTCCCCGAAGACATATTCTTCAGAAGCATCAGCGTCAGCGATTCGGGGACGATCTCGCTGCCTTTGCTGGGAGACATGGAGGTGAGCGGGCTGACGACCCTCCAACTCAAGGGCAAACTCGATGAAGGTTACAAACCATACCTCCGCTTTGTGTCGACCAACGTCAAACTGGCCAATATGCGCGTCACGGTTTTGGGAGAAGTCGCCGCCCCCGGCGTATTTTACCTGTACCAGGAAAAAAACACCATTCTGGATGCCATTGGCCTGGCCGGAGACTTTACCGAATTCGGCAACCGAAAGAAGGTCAGAATGATCCGGCAGACCGAAGAGGGTTCTAAAACGGTCTTCCTGAACCTGAGCCGGCCGGAATTCGCCACAACAGAATACTTTTATGTGCAACCTCAGGACCTGATTTACGTAGAACCCCTCCAAGCGAAATCATTTAATGTGAGTTCCGAGTCGGTAGGGCTGATTTTTTCAGCCATATCGGTGGGAGCTTTGCTGGTCAATCTTATCACTAAAAAATAA
- a CDS encoding AAA family ATPase: MESPKLTGNNLYADLNLEGLLKKIWEKKILFAASVVLCVGIAYLYAKIVPPLYAVKTTLLIDSSGNSRKLGDSKYVEGGVGLIDMEKNLSNEMGILKSYSLLEKTVKDLDFQVAYYIGKWYKEREAYGYFPFEVDLIDTSAQLYGARFYVEILSDQRFRLSVAAKEFEVSNPATGTNRLVERDFEFSDVFFFGKEVVHDYFHFIVKKPDYKVVLADFEDQELSFQIRSIPTLAKVYSNKLEVTQVDINASILKLTSQGQVPKKEIDFLTKLSEHYIQSKLDERDEIALNKESFIREQLASVTDSLAKAELRLEAFRSRAQAVNLTQTATNALNQVQGLQSTKAQLELKVKYYNSLLQYLSDTSSIDKIIAPSVAGIDDPLLNDNLLELKRLYAERSRLKYFKGDKSYDLEIITQQIKATTRSLRENLRNLINSSMLALNNLDGQITTYEGTISQLPSNEKQLLNYQRKSNLYENLFNYLSQELAKTGIARAEDIPDTKVLDAPRMVGDGPVEPQQGMLLILGFLIGLILPLGLVIVQHSMDEKLQDVSQLEAATKIPVAASIAHDYSEVKPTLTNDVQLEWQVQESFRDLCAKIQFLITDPAKNVIGLTSTVPNEGKTFCALNLGLNFARGGKKTLLIDSDFRVPSQIKEDGALKKMGFSDYLRDEGVSIEEIIHVNEYTPNLHYIPTKIEQYFNPQELLTNPRLETLIQDLKGSYDYIIIDSPAVGLVSDFLLISKFLDIQLFVLRRKVSKVSFLYGLEKLIKKGQMKNTFLIFNDAIGKSFKYGYGDYSYGYGYGYGDSKDKGKKRTRKKDNANGVKNGVQNGQAGIKKKGVEE, translated from the coding sequence ATGGAAAGCCCAAAATTAACCGGTAATAATCTTTATGCCGACCTGAACCTGGAAGGCCTGCTGAAGAAGATCTGGGAGAAAAAGATCCTCTTCGCCGCCAGTGTGGTCCTCTGCGTAGGTATTGCCTATTTATACGCCAAGATCGTGCCGCCGCTCTACGCCGTGAAGACGACGCTGCTCATCGACTCCTCGGGCAACAGCCGAAAGCTGGGAGACAGCAAATACGTTGAAGGCGGCGTCGGGCTTATCGACATGGAGAAGAACCTCTCTAACGAGATGGGGATCCTGAAATCGTACAGCCTTCTCGAGAAGACCGTAAAGGACCTGGACTTCCAGGTTGCTTATTATATAGGCAAGTGGTACAAAGAACGGGAAGCTTATGGCTATTTCCCCTTTGAGGTAGACCTGATTGACACCAGCGCCCAATTGTACGGCGCCCGCTTCTATGTCGAAATCCTCTCTGACCAGCGGTTCCGGCTCAGCGTAGCGGCCAAGGAGTTCGAGGTGTCCAACCCCGCCACCGGCACCAACCGTTTGGTGGAAAGGGATTTTGAATTTTCCGATGTCTTTTTCTTTGGCAAGGAAGTCGTTCACGACTATTTCCATTTCATCGTAAAGAAACCGGATTACAAGGTCGTGCTGGCCGATTTTGAAGACCAGGAGTTGTCCTTCCAAATCCGCAGCATCCCCACCCTGGCAAAAGTATACTCCAACAAGCTGGAGGTAACGCAGGTAGACATCAACGCCAGCATCCTCAAGCTGACTTCCCAGGGGCAGGTGCCCAAGAAGGAAATCGATTTCCTCACCAAGCTATCCGAGCATTACATACAAAGCAAGCTGGACGAGCGGGATGAAATTGCGCTGAACAAGGAATCGTTCATCCGGGAACAACTGGCCAGCGTGACCGATTCCCTGGCCAAAGCGGAACTGAGGCTGGAAGCTTTCCGCAGCCGGGCCCAGGCCGTCAACCTGACTCAAACGGCCACCAATGCCCTCAACCAGGTGCAGGGCCTGCAATCGACCAAGGCGCAGTTGGAGCTGAAAGTCAAATATTACAACTCTCTGCTCCAGTACCTCAGCGACACGAGCAGCATCGACAAGATCATAGCCCCCTCCGTGGCCGGAATCGACGACCCTCTCCTCAACGACAACCTCCTGGAGTTGAAGCGCCTGTACGCCGAGCGGTCGCGCCTGAAATACTTCAAGGGCGACAAAAGCTACGACCTGGAGATCATCACTCAGCAAATCAAGGCCACTACCCGCTCGCTGCGGGAAAACCTTAGGAACCTAATCAACTCCTCCATGCTGGCCCTCAATAACCTGGACGGCCAAATCACGACGTATGAAGGGACCATCAGCCAGCTGCCGAGCAACGAAAAGCAATTGCTGAACTATCAGCGCAAGAGCAATTTGTACGAAAACCTGTTCAACTACCTGAGCCAGGAACTGGCCAAGACCGGCATCGCCCGGGCGGAAGACATTCCGGACACCAAAGTGCTGGACGCCCCCCGGATGGTGGGCGACGGGCCCGTAGAACCCCAGCAGGGCATGCTCCTGATCCTGGGCTTCCTCATCGGCCTTATCCTGCCACTGGGGCTGGTCATCGTGCAGCACTCGATGGATGAAAAGCTCCAGGACGTCAGCCAACTGGAAGCCGCCACTAAAATACCGGTTGCAGCGAGCATCGCTCATGACTACAGCGAGGTAAAACCCACCCTGACCAACGATGTACAGCTGGAATGGCAGGTACAGGAATCCTTCCGCGACCTGTGCGCCAAGATACAGTTCCTGATCACCGACCCGGCTAAGAACGTGATCGGCCTGACCTCCACCGTTCCGAATGAAGGGAAGACCTTCTGCGCCCTCAACCTGGGCCTCAACTTCGCCAGAGGCGGCAAAAAGACGCTGCTGATCGATTCCGACTTCCGGGTGCCCAGCCAGATCAAGGAAGATGGCGCCCTGAAGAAAATGGGGTTCTCGGATTACCTCAGGGACGAGGGAGTAAGCATAGAAGAAATCATTCACGTGAATGAATATACGCCGAACCTCCACTATATCCCGACGAAGATCGAGCAGTATTTCAACCCTCAGGAGCTGCTCACGAACCCCCGCCTGGAAACCCTGATCCAGGACCTGAAAGGGTCTTACGATTACATCATCATCGATTCGCCGGCGGTCGGGTTGGTTTCGGATTTCCTGCTGATATCCAAGTTTCTCGACATCCAGCTGTTCGTCCTCAGGAGGAAAGTGTCGAAGGTGTCTTTCCTTTACGGCCTGGAAAAGCTGATCAAGAAAGGGCAAATGAAAAACACCTTCCTCATTTTCAACGATGCCATCGGCAAGTCGTTCAAGTATGGCTACGGCGACTACAGCTACGGATACGGATATGGGTATGGCGATTCCAAAGACAAGGGCAAAAAGAGAACCAGAAAAAAAGACAACGCGAATGGAGTCAAGAACGGAGTTCAAAACGGACAGGCCGGCATAAAGAAAAAGGGTGTCGAGGAATAA
- a CDS encoding DUF4956 domain-containing protein: MNQNQTFEQFLANQVPEISPWNFLINLLLTAVLAHLLGRIYARYGSSLSNKRSFAANFELIAVTTMIIITIVKSSLALSLGLVGALSIVRFRAAIKEPEELAYIFLTIALGLGFGADQRIVTSLGFFFVIAVIWGKHFLKPADAQRSLNFTVLAENPLGLTLDSIVETIMPHCKELEMKRLDENKNYMEAAFVAEFRNFNDLNKARSALHGLNDSIQISFLDQNGII, from the coding sequence ATGAATCAGAACCAAACCTTCGAACAATTTTTAGCAAACCAGGTCCCGGAGATTTCTCCCTGGAACTTTCTCATCAACCTGCTGCTTACCGCAGTGCTGGCTCACCTGCTGGGGCGGATTTATGCGCGCTATGGCTCCTCGCTTTCCAACAAGCGGTCGTTTGCCGCCAATTTTGAGCTCATCGCCGTCACCACCATGATCATCATTACGATCGTGAAGTCTTCCCTGGCCCTTTCGCTGGGTTTGGTTGGCGCGCTGTCTATCGTCCGTTTCCGGGCTGCCATCAAGGAGCCGGAAGAACTGGCGTATATCTTCCTGACCATCGCGCTGGGCCTGGGCTTCGGCGCCGACCAGCGCATCGTCACTTCCCTCGGCTTCTTCTTTGTGATAGCCGTCATCTGGGGCAAACACTTCCTCAAGCCGGCGGATGCGCAGCGCAGCCTCAACTTCACCGTCCTGGCGGAAAACCCCCTGGGCCTTACCCTCGACAGCATCGTCGAGACCATCATGCCGCACTGCAAGGAGCTGGAAATGAAGCGCCTGGATGAGAACAAGAACTATATGGAAGCCGCCTTTGTCGCGGAGTTTAGAAATTTCAACGACCTGAATAAGGCCCGCTCGGCTCTCCATGGCCTGAACGACTCTATTCAGATCAGCTTTTTGGATCAAAACGGAATAATTTAA